The Paenibacillus thermoaerophilus genome contains the following window.
GAGATCCGCCGCAGAACGGAGGACATGCGATGACGCAACGACAGCTTCTGCACGTCTATCTCGACGATTACAGGCCGTGCCCGGCCGGATTCGCGCTGGCGCGTTCCGCCGAAGAATGCTTGCTGCTTCTGCGGGAGTGCGAGATCGGCATCCTCTCGCTCGATTTCGATTTGGGCTGGGGCCAGCCGAACGGGCTGTCGGTCGCCAGAGCGATCGTGATGGAGCGGTTGTATCCGCGTGCGGCGATTTATCTGCACAGCTCCAACCCTTCCGCGCGCAGCCGGATGATGCAGGAACTGCATCCGTCCCTGCCGGACGGCGTCCGGCTGTTCGGCGCGCCGATGCCCGAGGACATTAAACGCGTCGTTGCGGCAGGCGGGGACGTCTTCGCATTTTACCGAGCAAACGAGGAGACAGAATGATTACGTTAACCAACGTCAATT
Protein-coding sequences here:
- a CDS encoding cyclic-phosphate processing receiver domain-containing protein, whose translation is MTQRQLLHVYLDDYRPCPAGFALARSAEECLLLLRECEIGILSLDFDLGWGQPNGLSVARAIVMERLYPRAAIYLHSSNPSARSRMMQELHPSLPDGVRLFGAPMPEDIKRVVAAGGDVFAFYRANEETE